The sequence TCGACGAACCTTTTATCTTGATTCAGAACCAGCCGATTTCGATATCTTTGGATCTGACAGCACAGGATAGCTTATCCCAGTTGGTGGATGTCAGCTGCCCATCCACAGAAGGTGAGAGTTGGGATCCCTGGCCGCTGGAAGTTATTGACTGGCGTATTGAAGGCGATCAACTGCTCGTTACTGTAATTCCTTCGAGCAATGAATTCAGTGGATTCGGATTCAGCGAGCTTTCCCTCCAGACCCCGACCGATGAATTCTTTGTTTCCGTTCCTGTAAAAATCACAACTGGCGGTAGTGCCAGAGCGCCCCTCGATCTATTGCCCAATCCCGGTTTGTTTTTACAAAGCACCGATCAAGCCGCCACAGTTGAGACCGAGGGGAATAGCTTTGTCATGACTGTCCTGCCAGTTCCTGACTACTGGGGTCCCCGCTTCGAGGGCGCCTTTTTGTTACCGCCGACTCCCGATATCACGGGCTATGAACAAATTTCATTTGAGGTGATGACTCTGGAACCGACCCTAAATATGCAAATGCGTATCCTGATGAAATCAATAGACGGGACAGTTTATAAGAGCTGGGTTCAGCCTGATGTCCTTACGTCGAAAGATAAGTGGCAGAAAATCACGATTCCCCTCAATACGTTTTATTTGACCAAGCTTTCGCGAGAATTCCAAGAGCCGCAACAACCGCGCTTGGAAAGCATTCAATCCATTGCCATTTCCGTGAACGGCAACGATCCCAAATCGGGAACCAAATTTCGAGTTCGATCCGTTCGGCTTGAGCCCCGCAAATTGAGCAACGAGTAGTGCAATGGTTCCTGTATGGAGGTATACTTACAAAGAACGAGCGGAGGATTAGCCTCAGAGCAAGAGTAGACGACTGAATCCATGGATAAAAGAACTCCTTTCAATGTCCTGATGATCTTGGCGGATCAGATGAATGCCAATTGGCTTGGCTGTGCTGGGCATCCTCAAGCTCAGACTCCAAATTTGGACGCGTTTGCGGCTTCGGGCATTCGATTTACCGAAGCTCATTGTCAGAACCCAATCTGTACGCCGAGCCGAGTTAGCATCCTTTCGGGACAATACTGTCAAAATCACGGCTACTACGGGCTTTCCGGTCCTGCGCCGAAGGGCTTAAACAATCTATTTCGGCATTTTGGTCGCCAGGGATATCGGACCGCCGCCTATGGTAAACTACACCTTCCAGAGGCTCCGCGAAACTGGATTGCTGACGACGTCGATGTCTTTGGGGATTCCTATGAAAATGCGGACGGTGTTTTCGGGGCATCTTCTTTTCTGGAAGATCTAGAACGAAAAGGTCTACGCCACTTGGAGGACAGCTGGCATAACTTGCAAAACTACGGGAAGCCGAGCATCCCTATCGACGCGATGCCCTCGGAGTTACCGCTTGAAGAAACTCAGGAAATGTGGTGCGCACGCGAAACGATGGATTTTATTCTAGATTACATCGATCACCCTTTTTGTGTCCAAGTTGCCTTTCAGAAGCCGCATCATCCATTGCTCCCAAATATTCGCTTTTGGAATCAGTATCCGTCCGATCTGGAGCTTCCTGCTGATTGGGATGTATGCCAGTCACATCGTGCTCCCCATTTCCAAAAACGTTGGCGAGAATGGCGCGATTACCCACCCGAATTTGGGCACAGCGACGATACATTCGAGGACTTCGTGCGTCGATGCTGGAGGGGGACTCTC is a genomic window of Puniceicoccus vermicola containing:
- a CDS encoding sulfatase family protein; this translates as MDKRTPFNVLMILADQMNANWLGCAGHPQAQTPNLDAFAASGIRFTEAHCQNPICTPSRVSILSGQYCQNHGYYGLSGPAPKGLNNLFRHFGRQGYRTAAYGKLHLPEAPRNWIADDVDVFGDSYENADGVFGASSFLEDLERKGLRHLEDSWHNLQNYGKPSIPIDAMPSELPLEETQEMWCARETMDFILDYIDHPFCVQVAFQKPHHPLLPNIRFWNQYPSDLELPADWDVCQSHRAPHFQKRWREWRDYPPEFGHSDDTFEDFVRRCWRGTLACVSQIDYVFGQLMEFLRVNDLEKNTIVIFGSDHGAYHGHMGILEKAPGICSDQVCKVPSLWRVPGLTRGGSCCSQLVENIDMTSTLSSLCNLREFDSGDGKDLTGLLGGEDYPVRDVSVTENVWSKALRWKHWRFVHYQEECFPGEDVGELYNLLNDPQETRNLYKDPSYRNVVEDCRRQLLEWLIRTRRTVTTQCSLSDEVHLATPGHRSCIYPLGGDGTAPNAAQAYNRSDIHEMYR